DNA from Triplophysa dalaica isolate WHDGS20190420 chromosome 9, ASM1584641v1, whole genome shotgun sequence:
GACAAATCTTGAAAGGCGTTTGTTTCTTGCTACTGAAAAGTAGTatgtaaaaacatgtaataCATAGATTTAGGGATGTCTGTTTGAACCTGTACCCCTGCTTTCCCTGCTGGAAAACCTAGAACTTGGGTCCAAAATTAAGACACGCCAAATGCCGGAGAAACTAGGCTTTGAAAATAAAACGTGATGAGATTAAATTGACGTGTGAAAATAATGCAATGTGGCTTGCTGCTGTGAGAAATGAAATTGAAGATGTTTTAGTGACTTAATGAGTACCACGGTCAGGTGCATCTTCATTCTTTGTGACAGGTGTCGTAACAgccaacaaaatatatttagtaaaaAATGTGGTGATACAGTTTTATGGCCAGTGAGGAAGACATTTTTCTGCACTGTAACGTGTCTTTTACCATTGGTAGGAGTGGCTACAAATAATTTTGGACCCTACCTAGAACACACAGCATGCAGATGATTGATACCAAATAAAAAAGacttaaaaaaggcaaaaaattaCTCAAGGATAAAAGATAATAGGTTGAAGCTGAGATCAAGCAAACCATTCCATAATAATAATGGTTTATTACCAGTCCTTAAGTGATAACACCATTGTGTGAGCGCATGTATGGACCCTGTGCATGTTTATAACTGACTCTGGCATCACAATAGTGATCCAGTTTGTGTCAGTTCAGTGTCTTCTTCTGTAACAACCCCCCAAGCCCTTTTCTTTAAAAGATTTCTTGGAGATTATGAAATGAGTTTCTGGGATCATTTGTGGTCTGGAAAGCGATTGGGAGCAGGTTCACTGTAACATGCATATATTTCCCATACTGTTTTCTGCATTCTCAGACTCTTgactaaaacaaatcaaatgaaaatatttaatatatttttagagaattatttttatttcttcttcaaTGTGCTATGGCATGCTTTCCCATGATCCACTGAGTATGGTAGGCCTATGTAAATACGTAAGTAGCAGGtagatttgaaaataaatgaaaaatctacaaaaataaGAACATACGAAAATCgccaaacaaaaatgtaatactgCTGTATAGACGTTGAATTAGCCTGCACATTTTTAGGGCtttgaaattttattttatttttgagattTGCATATAACtgtacatattttttcttttctttccccCTGCACTAGAAAGTGTAGACAAAGTTATAATCCAAAtcagtataaaaacaaaacaaacaaaaaacacaagcaattaTGTTAATTGTGTCTTGTGTGCTGCAGAGCTGTGGATACGAGTATTGAAGTAGAGcccttttttaattattattattattattaattatttcctttaaagaaacactgaactgtttgtgtatatgtatataatggATTCACATTGTTGGTCTCTACCTCTTGAGCTTAATGACTTGGTTGTTTACCTCCACAGTTTTATTTCTACGTGGAGATTTAAAACTTGAATGTCCCTTCCGACTTTTATATTCCTATCAAACCCTGTATAAAAATCAAAGTCATTCAAATTCAATTGGTTCGAGGTGGTTCCCATCATCATATTCAAACTACCATGTTCTCACCCCAGTGTTCTCCGACTGTTAGATCACACAGCATATTTGTCCTGCGGGACAACCCACGATGATTAACATGGTATACTTCACCAAGAGAGGTTGTTTAAGATCGGAATGTCAAATTAAAGCAAGCGAACGAAAGATAACATGCAGAGTCAAATACATACAAGCTCATATGGGCTAAACCGAAAAGGTACTACATCCGCTGTCAAGTTTTTATAAGAAATTTGCTGTTTATACTCAGAGTTAATGGTATTTGGATACATTTTACAacatatatataatgtaaagtCTGAGTTCGATGACCTGCAAGCAAGACAGACGATTCATGTGAACCGGAAACACTCTGTTGATGTTCTGTGTTTCACTGGTCTCTTTTCAGAGTGTAGATTTGAAGTACTGTGGTAAAGCTCattaaatgttgacatttaaaaCGAAATATGTGCTGTCTGTCCTTACTGTATGTCACTTACAAATTAAGCTCTTCTGTATGTCCttctttttacagaaaaaagtgTTGATTCAGTTACAAAGAGCACCAGTTTGCAAAATTTCGACTTCAATTTCAATAATTTATCAAGGTTCAGCCATCTAAGGATAACAAGATTAGTTATATTTTGCAGTACTTTGAACTAAGTggttctgaaatattttaatttcacccctttgttcacttttttgtcatgttaaatataattcattttcaCAACTTGTGATCATGACCTGAAATTCACTGGAATGACTGATTTGTCTGATTTTTTCTTAAGATTAACACAAACCCAACAGCAGCTATGGATATGTTGGTAGTTTAACAAAGTCTAGACATGTGTCTGAGGTGCTCATTGAGGGAAGACAGCTTGTTTTTGTTGGTGCAGGTAAACATCTGCACTGAGATCTAATCAAAAGGTCTGAATGTGCACTGAAAGAGTACAAACAGATTAGGAAAGTGCTGGCAAATCTCTTTGCCGACTGGGGGAACGTTTCCAGAAAGCTGAGCTCATTACTGAGGTTTAGACCTCTTATCTTACCTCGTTTGCTATTTAAAAGACATGTTCCTTTAGAATAAATGACTTGTGTGCTTTTTAGTTTTGTCTACACTATACCAAAACGTGGAAGGCCTATGTGTAAACCAAATCAATGGTACACTTCCTAAATTATTTGTAACTTCACATTTATCACAgtaatcaattaaaataatgcCAGACATCAATTCATCTGAATCGTGATGGAAGTAGATGGTTTCAGTAATAACTTGGAAATGCCAAGCATGTTTTCATGGTAATCCACTACcaagaaaaacatcaaacagatatattttataaaggcaCGATGTGAAGATGAAACGGCATATTTTCCTAAAGTATACTATTAATCAtttgttgtttaatttttggaagattttagtatatttatataCCTAGTGAGCGTAAAACAAGGACATAATTCTTCAGTCCACACACCATGATAGAGCTATCGCCATTAAAATCTCAGGTGTATAGATTCTCATTTCTTATTCCAAGATGCATGTGCTTTGGTTTAATATCTTGAAAGCAAGCACAATGTTATCACTAACGCGTGGGGAATTCTTCATCAGTACACACATCAAGAATGACTTTGATGCTGTTGGGGCTTTTCCCTTCTTTAACAATGAGAGCTTTCACTACCATCTCCAGGTGAAATGAGGGGATTGTGGGTTGCCATCTGGACATAGTGAGTGACTCAGTGTAAAGATATGACAACTGTTTATAAGCCCCTCTTAGCAATTTGATTTAAAGTTCAAATAcacagacataaaataaaacattaataaatacacaacagttAGGCAAATTTTTTGAATTTATACGCTATTGTTCACAGAGTTTATTAAGGCTAATTTCACAATGACTCAACACACAATTGTTGTCATAAGTGTTCACATGGTCATTCACAAAACAGGATTAAAGTATTAtataacatttgtttgaaaAGCGATTGCTTTAATTGTAACAACAcccaaatcttttatttttcacCACAGCAAACCCAgcataaaaaagttttaagaaatgcataaaatatacCTTAAAGAATTGATCAGGAGAAAATCtaatttgtgctttaaaaacacaaagcgCTTAAAACTTTAAttaggacttttattttgaatcgCTCCACTTCATAGACAGGAAGTAATTCGGGTTGTTGTCCTTTACCTTCGTTTTTTAATATCAAACTCCACGTTCAAGATGTCTTAACACGAATTCCCCGATCTAAATAACACAAGATCACGTGACACGTCCAGTGTTGTGATTTAGTTTAGTCAAAGTTAATAAAAGTCACTTTTTAGGTCAACATTACATCAGATATGTCTCCTCTGGTAGGCGCTGAGCTCGCGCGCACGCCGACGCAGTTGTACCGATATTTGCTGCGCTGCTGTAGACTGCTGCCATCAACTGCCATGCAAACACACTATAAACATGCCATCAGACAGGTAACCACTACTTTCAGTTTTTACTCAAATTGACAAAAGAATACGCCTTTGGTTGCTTCAATATACCCTAAAAAAGTCAAAtcaaaattactttattatGTGAAAAATTGTACTTCTACCGCCTTTCCTTACAACACTATTATGAGCCATCAGCTGTTTACCATTGAAACCATCATATGTATAGTTGGG
Protein-coding regions in this window:
- the lyrm9 gene encoding LYR motif-containing protein 9, whose product is MSPLVGAELARTPTQLYRYLLRCCRLLPSTAMQTHYKHAIRQSYNSHADEDDPERIQMMIQRAISDADWILNKYTKKK